A portion of the Sulfuricurvum kujiense DSM 16994 genome contains these proteins:
- a CDS encoding peptidylprolyl isomerase, producing the protein MITWMQRHRKYLVITIWISTIAFIGAGFVGWGQYNYGDKAGAVAKVGDISITSAELQKSYSNLFNQYNQLFQGKFDEKQAQQFGLQRQALRQLVNQALVLNLANSYGLTVTDQELWDVIKSQSAFSKDGTFDKSTYAEVLKQNRLTIKEYEESMKKELLIQKTLYLLSSGVKPIEENTLADALGVSDKISYKILTPDMISLAPTDAELKAFWEKRSGDFKTTPSYEISYVTQTPITAAPSQKEISDYYDINRQMLKNGEGKVLSLQEAQPIIVAALNEKATEKEALRLYIDYKKGSLKPGMKPQTATVTKSVSPFAPELTKEITELSTEKAFLKPRKVSNGYVIVKLDKMDPARPKTYEEAKTDVMALYLNDTKKTKLQELAQNSYKTFSGTTTDYLTRKESAKIAGLSEPEGSEFLSKLFASKQKQGFITLESGNVIMYNVLEQKLLQDRTLADGNAVLKLKGSLMDQGLIKALESKYPVEIYVEGI; encoded by the coding sequence ATGATTACTTGGATGCAGCGCCATCGGAAATACTTGGTCATTACAATCTGGATCTCCACTATCGCTTTTATCGGAGCCGGATTCGTCGGATGGGGACAATACAACTACGGAGACAAAGCAGGTGCCGTTGCCAAAGTGGGAGATATTTCAATCACTTCAGCCGAACTGCAAAAAAGCTATTCCAACCTGTTTAACCAATACAATCAGCTTTTCCAGGGAAAATTTGACGAAAAACAAGCGCAGCAATTCGGACTTCAGCGTCAAGCCCTCCGTCAGCTTGTCAATCAGGCACTGGTTCTAAACCTTGCAAACAGCTACGGATTAACCGTAACCGATCAAGAGCTATGGGATGTTATCAAATCCCAAAGCGCATTTAGCAAAGACGGCACATTTGATAAATCAACATATGCCGAAGTACTCAAACAAAACCGCCTTACTATCAAAGAGTACGAAGAATCGATGAAAAAGGAACTTTTGATCCAAAAAACCCTCTACCTTCTCTCCTCGGGTGTAAAACCGATCGAAGAAAACACTCTTGCCGATGCACTTGGGGTATCGGATAAGATCAGCTACAAAATCCTCACTCCGGATATGATCTCTCTTGCACCGACCGATGCCGAGCTAAAAGCATTCTGGGAAAAACGATCGGGCGATTTTAAAACCACTCCGAGCTATGAAATCAGCTACGTAACGCAAACACCGATTACCGCCGCTCCGTCGCAAAAAGAGATCAGCGACTATTATGATATCAACCGCCAAATGCTCAAAAACGGCGAGGGAAAAGTGTTGAGCCTGCAAGAGGCCCAACCGATCATTGTTGCCGCGCTTAATGAAAAAGCAACTGAAAAAGAGGCGCTCCGACTCTATATCGATTATAAAAAAGGATCCCTCAAACCCGGGATGAAACCTCAAACAGCAACCGTAACAAAAAGCGTATCTCCTTTTGCTCCGGAACTGACAAAAGAGATCACAGAGCTCTCGACAGAAAAAGCGTTCTTAAAACCGCGTAAAGTCAGCAACGGCTATGTGATCGTCAAACTCGATAAAATGGACCCAGCACGACCAAAAACGTACGAAGAGGCAAAAACCGATGTTATGGCCCTCTATTTGAACGATACCAAAAAAACCAAACTTCAAGAGTTAGCCCAAAACAGCTATAAAACATTCAGCGGAACAACAACCGATTATCTGACACGCAAAGAGAGCGCCAAAATAGCAGGATTGAGTGAACCTGAGGGTTCGGAGTTTTTATCAAAACTGTTTGCGTCCAAACAAAAACAAGGTTTTATCACTTTAGAGAGCGGAAATGTTATTATGTATAACGTTTTGGAACAAAAGTTGCTTCAAGATAGAACATTAGCGGATGGAAATGCCGTGCTTAAGCTCAAAGGGAGCTTGATGGATCAGGGGCTGATCAAAGCACTTGAGAGCAAGTACCCAGTTGAAATCTATGTAGAGGGGATTTGA
- a CDS encoding adenosylmethionine--8-amino-7-oxononanoate transaminase, which produces MNNLEISARDLNVLWHPCTQMKDHETIPLVPIAKGDGVYLEDFEGNRIIDAISSWWVNLFGHCNPYINRKIKEQLESLEHVILAGFTHEGIVRLSERLVALSPEGLTRCFYADNGSSAIEVALKMSYHSHKNRGEERGLFVSLTDSYHGETLGALSVGDVALYKETYEPLLIRSIQTLSPRDQSIEAALEAAKSFEILLQERGKEIAALIVEPLVQGAGGMKMYHPAFLSETKRLCEEYGIHFIADEILVGFGRTGSMFACEQAQITPDFLVLSKGLTGGYLPLSVVLTTESVYGSFYCDYNPVRSFLHSHSYTGNALACAAANATLDIFESENVIENNRKTIAAMAEELKRFKSLPKVKEVRQCGMIAAIEVEEFEPHERIGLKIHRLCMEQGVLIRPLGSVIYVMTPYVITPDELKSVFDAIESALGNI; this is translated from the coding sequence ATGAATAATTTAGAGATTTCCGCACGGGATTTGAACGTTTTGTGGCATCCGTGCACACAGATGAAAGATCACGAGACGATTCCTCTTGTCCCGATTGCAAAAGGGGACGGGGTCTATCTGGAAGATTTTGAGGGAAATCGGATCATCGATGCGATCAGTAGCTGGTGGGTCAATCTTTTCGGCCATTGCAACCCCTATATCAACCGAAAAATCAAAGAGCAGCTGGAATCGCTCGAACATGTCATTTTGGCAGGATTCACCCATGAGGGGATTGTCAGGCTTTCCGAGCGGTTAGTGGCACTCTCCCCAGAGGGGCTAACGCGCTGTTTTTATGCCGATAACGGCTCCAGTGCGATAGAAGTGGCATTAAAGATGTCCTATCACTCACATAAAAACAGGGGGGAAGAGAGGGGGTTGTTTGTCTCTCTAACGGACAGTTATCACGGCGAAACACTGGGTGCTCTCTCCGTCGGAGACGTGGCGCTTTATAAGGAGACTTATGAGCCGCTGCTGATCCGATCGATTCAGACTCTGTCCCCCCGTGATCAGAGCATCGAAGCGGCTTTGGAAGCGGCAAAATCGTTTGAAATACTGCTTCAAGAAAGAGGCAAGGAGATTGCGGCACTGATCGTCGAGCCGTTAGTGCAGGGGGCAGGGGGGATGAAGATGTATCATCCGGCCTTTTTGAGTGAAACGAAGCGGTTGTGCGAGGAGTACGGCATCCATTTCATTGCCGATGAGATTCTGGTCGGCTTCGGGCGGACGGGGAGTATGTTCGCCTGCGAACAGGCGCAAATCACCCCCGATTTTCTGGTCCTCTCCAAAGGGCTTACGGGGGGATATCTGCCCTTGTCGGTCGTCCTTACGACGGAATCGGTGTACGGGTCGTTTTACTGCGACTACAATCCGGTCCGCTCTTTCTTGCATTCGCACAGCTATACGGGCAACGCGTTGGCGTGCGCAGCGGCCAATGCGACTTTGGATATTTTCGAATCGGAAAACGTGATCGAGAACAACCGTAAAACCATTGCCGCCATGGCTGAGGAGCTGAAACGTTTCAAGTCTCTGCCGAAAGTCAAAGAGGTACGCCAATGCGGGATGATTGCGGCGATCGAAGTGGAGGAGTTTGAACCCCATGAACGTATCGGATTGAAAATCCATCGGCTCTGTATGGAACAGGGGGTTCTGATACGTCCGCTGGGAAGCGTAATTTACGTTATGACCCCGTATGTGATTACCCCGGATGAACTCAAGAGCGTTTTTGATGCGATCGAGTCGGCGTTGGGTAATATTTAA
- the rsmH gene encoding 16S rRNA (cytosine(1402)-N(4))-methyltransferase RsmH, giving the protein MQETPHIPVLYREVIEAFSPCKEGIVIDCTMGYGGHSSLLLENNPALSLIGIDQDPTAIAFSSKRLEPFGNRVEIRRGRFSEVARDAIEEKGEKICGILADIGVSSLQLDQRERGFSYESDTLDMRMNPDAPLSAGEVVNDYSQGALETILREYGEVTNARKVAETIVQRRPFSSAKELSNAIFHLMPKGKKIHPSTLVMQAIRIEVNDELGELTRLLDAIEASKLKHLRVAIITFHSLEDRIVKNRFTKWGKNCICPDDAMRCTCGNKNAIGKIITKKPLSAQDDELRANSRSRSAKLRIFEIRRD; this is encoded by the coding sequence GTGCAAGAAACTCCCCATATCCCCGTTTTGTACCGAGAGGTGATCGAAGCGTTTTCTCCGTGCAAAGAGGGGATTGTCATCGATTGCACGATGGGATACGGCGGGCACTCCTCACTGCTGCTCGAAAACAATCCCGCACTCTCCTTGATTGGGATCGATCAAGACCCGACCGCCATCGCTTTTTCATCCAAACGGCTCGAACCGTTCGGTAACCGTGTCGAAATCCGCCGCGGGCGATTTTCTGAGGTCGCCCGTGATGCGATCGAAGAAAAAGGGGAAAAGATTTGCGGGATTTTGGCCGATATAGGGGTATCGTCGCTGCAACTCGATCAGCGTGAGAGGGGATTTTCGTACGAGAGCGATACGCTTGATATGCGGATGAACCCCGATGCGCCGCTGAGTGCCGGCGAAGTGGTCAACGACTATTCGCAGGGCGCGCTGGAGACCATCCTGCGCGAATACGGCGAAGTTACCAATGCCAGAAAAGTAGCGGAGACGATTGTTCAGCGCCGTCCGTTTAGCTCCGCTAAAGAGCTGTCAAACGCTATTTTTCACCTGATGCCGAAGGGAAAAAAGATCCACCCCTCGACGCTGGTGATGCAGGCGATCCGGATCGAAGTCAACGATGAACTCGGCGAGTTGACGCGGCTGCTCGATGCGATCGAAGCCTCAAAACTCAAGCATCTGCGTGTCGCGATTATTACGTTTCATTCGCTCGAAGACCGGATCGTCAAAAACCGCTTCACCAAATGGGGAAAAAACTGTATCTGTCCCGATGACGCGATGCGCTGTACCTGCGGGAACAAGAACGCTATCGGCAAGATTATTACGAAAAAGCCGCTGAGTGCCCAGGATGACGAACTTCGTGCAAACTCACGGAGCCGAAGCGCCAAATTACGAATTTTTGAAATACGAAGAGATTGA
- a CDS encoding DUF2018 family protein — MYNLFEDEDDIFQGSPKSKFMDIVFNANRDLVQNELDRLMRRLAAMELLLQETHGEDGIDRVIKSMDFERADEIEMMAKNLYLTSVGNVLTQNE; from the coding sequence ATGTATAATCTGTTTGAAGACGAAGACGATATTTTCCAAGGTTCACCGAAAAGCAAATTCATGGATATCGTTTTTAACGCAAACCGGGATTTGGTTCAGAATGAATTGGATCGTTTGATGCGACGTTTGGCCGCAATGGAATTGCTGTTGCAAGAGACGCACGGAGAAGACGGAATTGACCGTGTGATCAAGTCAATGGACTTTGAACGTGCGGATGAAATCGAAATGATGGCAAAAAATCTTTACCTGACTTCGGTCGGAAACGTATTGACCCAAAACGAGTAG
- a CDS encoding polyprenyl synthetase family protein, whose translation MIGMLETVENLIAKLIDEVDYPHAAELFKKLSGGKRLRARLILTIAPHEPKAPLLGAIVELIHAASLLHDDVIDEAQLRRGVPSVNATEGSKTAIMLGDILYSKAFSELTSFDPSIARAVAESVTRLSVGEMMDVSMAERFNTDRDLYLKMLYLKTATLIEACAYSAAVLAGKDAEAHATYGKNLGLAFQIVDDILDITADEATLGKPSLNDFSEGKVTLPYIDLYEKLEGEDQDRLVRSHAKVVDEAEKGWIRSKMDAFNIIENSYAYARELCDEAIAVIGDDAALRAIIETVIKRSH comes from the coding sequence ATGATAGGAATGTTGGAAACTGTAGAAAACCTGATTGCCAAATTGATCGATGAGGTCGATTATCCTCATGCCGCAGAACTTTTTAAAAAACTCTCGGGCGGAAAACGGCTGCGGGCACGGCTGATATTGACGATTGCTCCGCACGAACCGAAAGCCCCTTTGCTCGGTGCCATTGTCGAGCTGATCCATGCGGCGAGTCTGCTGCATGATGATGTTATCGATGAGGCACAGCTACGCCGGGGGGTTCCGTCGGTTAATGCAACCGAGGGGAGCAAAACCGCCATCATGCTCGGCGATATCCTCTATTCCAAAGCATTCAGTGAATTAACCTCCTTTGACCCCTCGATCGCCCGCGCGGTTGCCGAATCGGTCACCCGCCTCTCGGTCGGAGAGATGATGGACGTTTCCATGGCGGAGCGTTTCAACACCGATCGCGACCTCTATCTCAAAATGCTCTATCTCAAAACGGCGACGTTAATCGAAGCGTGCGCCTACAGTGCGGCCGTTTTGGCAGGAAAAGATGCAGAGGCACACGCCACCTACGGAAAAAATCTGGGTCTTGCTTTCCAAATCGTCGATGATATTCTCGACATCACCGCCGATGAGGCGACGCTGGGGAAACCATCTCTGAACGATTTCTCGGAAGGGAAAGTGACACTGCCGTATATCGATTTGTATGAGAAACTGGAAGGTGAAGACCAAGATCGCCTCGTCCGCAGCCATGCAAAAGTGGTAGACGAGGCAGAAAAAGGGTGGATCCGATCCAAAATGGATGCATTCAATATCATTGAAAATTCCTACGCTTATGCCAGAGAGCTGTGCGATGAAGCGATTGCGGTGATCGGTGATGATGCCGCATTGCGCGCCATCATCGAAACCGTTATCAAAAGAAGCCATTAA